The sequence GAGGTGTGCGATGGATGGAGACCCGGGATCCGGTCCGGAGCAGGGGACCCAGCGGTCGGTCCAGCTGTTCACGGGGTCGGAGCGGCCGTTCGACGCGGAGGACCTGGTGATGGCCAGTGGCCGTGAGCCGACTCCCGAGCGCCTGGAGCGGGCGCGGCTGCTGATCGAGAAGGAGGGCGCGCGGGCCCTGGAGCGCTACCTCCCCTGAAAGCGCTGCCTCCCCCGAATTCGGGGAGCGGTCGGGCGGGCGCCCCGGGCAGGCGCCGGCCCGGACCGGTGCCGACCCCCCCCGGACGGCGCAACCATCACATGATCGACTCGTTGGACCGTCCGCCACGACAGCACCGACGAATCCGGGGAGGGCCCGTTGGCAGGACGGACGATGGACCTGGCGGCGCCCGCCCGGGGGGCCGCCGCCCGCCCGCTGCTCCAGGCCGAGGCGGCCCTGGTGCGCCACTACCGCAGGCTGGTCCGGCTCGCGTACCTCGTGCTGCCCGCCGACCGGGACCGGCACAGCCGCGTCATCGCCGCCCACGCGGCCGCCCAGCGTGCCCTGCCCTCCCGCTGGACGCGCCGGGCCGACCCGGCTCCGGCCGACGAGGACCCCGTGTACGCCGCACTGCGCCTGCGGGTGCTGCGCGACGTGCTGCGCCCCCGCCCCGCCCGCCGGCCGCTGGCGCCCCGGGTCTGGGGCCTGCGGCTGTTCACCCCGCACGGTGGTGAGCAGGACACCGCGCTGGAGCAGGCGCTCGCGGCGCTCGACGCGCCGGCCCGGGCCGCGTTCGCGCTCCGCGCCCTGGAGGACCTCTCCGTCGCGGAGGCCGCCGAGGTCCTGCGGCACGCCGGGGTCGGGCAGGTCCAACGGGCGCTCGACGCGGCGGCCGGTGCCGGTGCGGGGACGGCGCCGGACCTGTCGGTCTTCGACCTGTCCGCCGTCGACCTGTCCGCCTTCGACCCGTGCGCCGTCCGGGTCCAGCCCGCCGACCTGCTGCGTCGCCGCCGGGCGCTGACCGCCGGGTTGTTGGCCGGTGCGCTGGGCCTGACCGCCGCGGCCGTCGCGCTCGTCGGCACCGGCCCGACCGCGACGACCTCCTCCTCCACCACCACCAGGCCGGCGCCTCCACCACCCGTCGACGCCGGGGCCGTTCCGGCGGGACTGGTCCGGGCGCCCGCGGACCTCTGGCAGCACACGGCGCGGGTCGACTTCACCGCCTGGCCGGCCCGCGGCGACCGCACCGACGACGCCGCGCTGCTCGGCCGCGCGCTGACCGCCTGGGAGCGCCCCGGCCCGCGGACCCGCGCCGAACCGGGCACCGACACCGCGCCGCCGCTCGCCGCGCCCCGGCTGCTCTACGCCGGCACGGTGGACGGCGCCGCCGTGGTCCTGCTGTACGACGGGCAGCGGCTGGCCCGCTACACCGACGGGCCCGGCGGCGGCCTCGACCTCGCGCGCGCCGACGACTCGGACGTGACGACGGCCGGAGCGGTGGTGCTGCACCGTCAGGGCGACTCCGTGCGCTACCTGCTGGCCCCCTGGGTGGAGACCGCCGAGACCCGCCGGATCGACCGGCCCGACACCGCCGCCCGCCCCCTCGAGCATCCCGGGGGCCTCACCCCGGCGGCACCGGGCGGCGCGCCGACGGACTGCCGGGGAGCCACCGTGCTCCAGCTCCGCTCCTCCTCCCTCATCGCGGAGAAGCACGCCTTCCTGCTGGCCGACCTCGGTGGGCTCGTCCCGGCCCACCTCACCTACACGCCGCCCCCGGACCGGAGCCAGCCGGCGCGCGCGCCGCGCGAGGCGACCGGCCCGGACGCGCTGCAGGCCTGGGCCCGGGCGGGCTGCGCGGCCCCGGACGGCACGCCCGGTGTCAAGCAGCTCAACCTGTGGGCGTTCGCGGTGCAGCCGCTGCCGCAGAACGCGGGCTCGGCGTCCTGGGTCTGCCTGCGCGCCGACCGCTGGACGGGCGAGGGCAGCGCCGCCACCGCCGTCCTGCTGCCCGCCGCCCCGGGGCCGCAGCGTACCGGCGGCGGTCCGGGCCGGTCGTGCAGCCGGTTCGAGCAGGACACCATGGGCTGGACCTGGTGGCGTTCCCCGCAGGGCACCGAGTTCCTGTTGGCGGCGGGCAGCCGGCGGGTCGCCCGGCTCACCGCCAAGGGCCCGGACTGGTCGGTCGACCGGCCGGTACCGGACCACACCCTGGCCGTGGAACGCCCGGCCCGGGGCAGCGTCCAGGTGGGGGGCGTACTGGACGGCGGAACCCGGATCAGCCCGCAGTAGGGGGACGGCGGGGACGGCGGGGACACGGCAGTGCCGGTGTGGCGGGCGTGCCGGGATCGACCTCGTGGGAAATTACAAGCCTATTGTATGAATTGGAAATATCCGGGTCGCGGGTCTGGCCATATCCGGCTGCCCGGGAATAACCTCTAGCGCGAGAGTCGCAGTCGTCCGGCGGTGACGGATCGAGCCCCGCCCACGGACTCTCCTCCGCAGATCGTTCCCATGCCCGTCACTTCGTGGCGGCCCCCATGCGCGCGGAACGGACCAGGTCAGGGAGACCCTGCCCCTCGGCCCTGCCGCGGCATGCCCGACCGACAGCACGGACCAAGAATCAAATGAGGCGACATGAGCAGTCAATTCGACGGCCTGGCGCAGATGTACGAGGACATGTTCGCCCTGCCGTGGCGGAAGGACCTGGAATCCCACAGCGTACTGGCGGCCCTGGGCCGCGTCCGAGGTGAACGCGTTCTGGACATCGGGTGCGGTACCGGCCTCTATTCGCGCCTGCTGAAGGCGCAGGGGGCGGACCTGGTGATGGGTCAGGACGTCTCGGAAGGCATGCTCTCCTACGCGAGAGCACAGGAACCCGCGGACCGGCGGGGTATCGAGTACGTCCGCACCCTGCCGTCCGCCCTCGAGGGGACCTTCGACGCCGCGCTCGGCGTCTACGTCCTGCCCTACGCCGAACAGTACGCGGAACTGGTGGAGTTGTGCGGCCTGGCGGCGCGGGCGCTGAAGCCCGGCGGCCGGTTCGTCACCCTGCCGGTCAACCCCGACTACGACGGCGGGCGCGAGTACTACCGGCGTTACGGGCTTCGACTGTTCGACGCCGAGCCGCGGTTCGACGCCTCGAAGGTGACCCTGGAGCTGGAGTTCGGTCCCTACCAGGAGACGATCACGGCCCGGTACTGGAGCCGGCGGGCGCTCGAGCGCGCGCTGACCGAGGTGGGCTTCACCGACATCGGCTGGCCCCCGTTCCGGGTCTCGGACCAGGGGATGCGCGAGCACGGCGCGAGCTTCTGGGAGCCGTACCTGCGCTCGCCGCACGCTTCGCTGATCACGTGCGTCAAGGGCCCGTCCACCCCCGGTACGGCCGCCCGCGACACGTCCGTTCCTCGCCCGTCCACCCCGTGAACGCGCTCCGCACGTCGACCGCGGGGGCGATCGCCACCCGGGTCCTCCCCGATGCCCACGGCATCGACGCCGCCGCCTGGGAGCGCCTGGTCGGGGCCGACAACTTCTACGGCAGCCACCGTTGGGTGCGTTCCACCCACCTGGCCTCCGGCGCGGATCCGGTCGTCACGGCCTCCGTCTCCGGCGACCTGCTCGGCGTGCTGCCGACCTGGCCCGGCGAGGGCGGCGAGGACGCGATGTTCTCCCTGTCCGGCATCCTGCCCGGCAGTCTGCCGGGTACGGTCGCCGGCCGCGGCGAGCACCTCTGGCTCGGCACCCGGCGCGCGGTCTGCAACGAACTGGTGTGCGTCCGCGGACCGCAGCGGCGCCCTGTCCTGAGGGCACTCCTCAACCGCGCGCTGGACCTCGCCGCCGACCGGGGCGCCGACGGAGTCGTGATGCCCTACCTCGCCGGCGCCGACGCCCTGGAGCTGGCGGCCGCCCACCCGCGCGCCCGCGCCCTGCTGCACTCGGCCGACACGTACCTGCCCGTACCGCCCGGCGGCGCCGGCGAGCTGACGGCCCGCGCCGACCAGCACAGCCGCACCCGGCGCAGGAGCGAGATGCGCGCCTTCCAGCGCACCGGAACGGTCATCAAGACCGTCCGGCCGACCGAGGACATCGTCGCCCGCATCGCGTACCTGATTGCCCAGAACCGTGCCCGGCACGGCGGTTCCGGAGGGCCGCAGGTGGTGCTCGACGCCCTGAACGCCCAGCGCGCCACCGGTCTGCTCGACGACGCCGTGGCGTTCCTGGGCCTGCGCGGGACCGAGCTGGTGGCCGCCACCGTTTGCTACGAGCACGGGGACCGGCTGTACGCCCGCTACTTCGGCTACGACTACGCGCGGACCGCGCCCACGAACGAGTACTTCCTGCTGACCTACCACGCACCGCTCGACTACGCCGCGGAGTGCGGCTTCCGGCGCTACCGGACGGCGATCTCCGCGTGGGACGTCAAGGTGCGCCGCGGTGCCCGCCTCACCCCGCTCGCCGCCGTGGTCCTCCCGGTGCACGGTGCCGTCTGCACTCCCGCCCGTCAGCGCGAGCACAACATCGCCGCCGCCGGTCGCTGGCGGGAGCTGGCCCGGACCCACCCCCTGGCCATGGGGCCGGAGTGGGCCTGCTGGGACTCACCGCTGCCCTGAACCGGGAACCCTGAACCGGGAACCCTGAACCGGGAATCCCGACCCGACAATCCCGACCCGAGGATCCCGATCGAGGGAAGGAAACGACCATGCTCCACCTCCACTACCGGCTCGAGCTGACGGAGGCCGCCGAGGCGGACCCGGCCGGGTTCTGGGCCTGGGCCGCCGAACGCGAGAAGTGGTTCTACGAAGGACTCGACACCGTGCTGGCCACCCGCTGGTACGTGCGGACCGTCGGCACCCATGTGCACGCCCTCGAACACCTCGTCACCTTCGCCGACGAGGCCGCCTGGGGCACCTACCGCCGACAGGTCTCCGCCCGCGGCCGCGACCGCGCCTGGGAGCAGCGCCGCACCGAGCAGAGCCACTGGTGGCGGCTCGCCGAGGCCGCCCTGCTCAACGACCCGCCGGTGGCGATGGGCAGCGGCCCCACCCCGCCGAGTCGGTGACCGCCGTGAGCACCGTGACCACCGGTTCCGAGTACGCCGACCACGTCGCCCGCAGCACGCACCTGCTGGACCACGGACGCTTCACCACCCTCGCCACCGTCGGCGAGGACGGTCCCTGGGCCTCCACCGTGAACTTCGTCGCCCTCCGCGACCCGCTCCGTCTCCTCTACTACTCCCTCCACCGGTCCCGCCACTCCCGCAACATCGACGCGCGGCCCGACATCGCCGGCTCGGTCCACCTGCTCGGCACCCCCGGATTCGGACTGGACGGCGCCCAGTTCACCGGCCGCTGCGAGGCGGTGCCGGCCGCCGAGGTCCCGTGGCACCGACAGGTGTACTACGAGCTGAACCATCCCGACCCGGAGGTCCGCGCGGCCTGGCTCCTCCCGGAGCCGGAGTTCACCGGTGACGGGCCGCGCCGCTTCTACGTGGTGCACGTGCGCCGGTGGTGGCTTCTGGACATCGACCGCTGGCTGGCCGACAAGCACGACACCCGCGTCGAGGTCGACCTCGCCCGACTCGCCACCGCGGCCCGCCCGTGACCACGCCGCGTCACCGGCGCCCACGAGCGGACCGTGGGCACCGTCGAGGTCCCGGGGCGCGGCGCGACCCTGACGGACAGTCGTAAGGGGGGCGGACGGGAGTAGACTCCCCTCGCTCGACACGCGTACGAACCATCGAGGGGTTGGGCATGACCTCTTTCGGGCGGACCCTGCGGCTGCTGCGCCGCCGCGCGGGCATCTCCCAGCCGGCCCTGGCGGCGACGGTGTTCGTGTCCCAGCCGACGATCAGCCGCTTCGAGTCGGGTGCCCGGACGCCGGATCCGGCACTGGCCCGCCTGCTCGACGAGGCGGTCGGCGCCGGTGGCGCACTGGCGGGTCTGCTCCCGGCCGACGAGGACCGGGCGGAGTTCCAGGCCCGCAGGCCGGGGCTGGTGGACCGGCAGACGGTCCTCGACATGGAGTCGGGCCTCCTGCGGCTGCGGGTGCTGGAGGACGCGACCTCCTCGGCGGGCGTCATGCCCATGGTCGCCGCGCGGGCCGAGATGTCCCTCCGGACGGCCGACGACGCGCCGTACGCCCTGCGGGCCGCGGCGATCGGGGTGGCCGCCATGGGCGTCACCTACCTCGGCTGGTGCCACGTCCTGGCCGGGCGCTACGAAGCGGCGGCGCAGTTGCTCGACCGGGCGGTGGCCTGCGCCTACGAGTCGCAGGATCCCGAGCGCCTGGAGCGCACCATGAGCTACCGGGGCGTCCTGGAGCTGGTGTGGGGGAACCCTGCCGCCGCGGCCTGCATGTTCGCCGCGTCCCGTCACGACACCCGCACCCACCCGGTGCTGCGGGCCTACGACACCGGACAGCACGCGCGGGCACTCGCCCACGCGGGGGAGGCCAGGGCGGCCGACCGGCTGCTGCTGGAGGCCGACCGGCTGGCCGAGGGCGTCGACCACGCCGACGTGCCGGAGGGCGCCTACTGGTACACCCCGGGATGGCTGGCCCTCCAGCGGGGCGTCGCGATGCTCGCCCAGGGCCGCCCGGCCCGGGCGCGGCACGAGATCGAACAGGGTTACGCCGCCATGCCGGTGGAGCATCAGCAGGCGCACTGGGCACGGCAGTGGATCGAGGCGGTCAGCGTCGACGGGGCACCGTCCGATCTGGTGCTGCCCCGGCACCGGCGCGGCAAGGACGGCGTGGGCGGTGCGTCCGGCGCGTCCGGGCGCGGGACGGAGGCTCGGACCGGCGGGCGGACCGGCGGGCGGACCGGCGCTTCCTGACCGCGGAAGCGACCGGTCGGCCCGCCCGGCACCCGGCACCCGGTGCCCGGTGCCCGGTCGGTGCCGGGACCTACCGGCGCCAGTACGGGGGCCTGGCGCCGTAGACGGGGCCGGTCGTGGCGCCGTCGCGGACGAGGACGACGAACTGCTGCGCCCAGGGCTGCGCCGCGCAGGCGGCCTGCAGCGCCGCGAAGGAACGGTCGTCCAGGTGGCGCGAGTTGACGCACACGCCGGCCGCCTGGCGGGTCTTTCTCTGGATTCCGTCGATGACGCTCTGGGCGCTCTGCCGTTCCGGAGTGTAGACGTCGAGGGTGCCCAACTGCTCGGCGTCCGGGTCCCGCGCCCATTTCGACGCGAGCACCGGGATGCCGTCGGGGCCCGCGGGGCCGATGTC comes from Streptomyces sp. TLI_053 and encodes:
- a CDS encoding sigma factor-like helix-turn-helix DNA-binding protein, with the protein product MAGRTMDLAAPARGAAARPLLQAEAALVRHYRRLVRLAYLVLPADRDRHSRVIAAHAAAQRALPSRWTRRADPAPADEDPVYAALRLRVLRDVLRPRPARRPLAPRVWGLRLFTPHGGEQDTALEQALAALDAPARAAFALRALEDLSVAEAAEVLRHAGVGQVQRALDAAAGAGAGTAPDLSVFDLSAVDLSAFDPCAVRVQPADLLRRRRALTAGLLAGALGLTAAAVALVGTGPTATTSSSTTTRPAPPPPVDAGAVPAGLVRAPADLWQHTARVDFTAWPARGDRTDDAALLGRALTAWERPGPRTRAEPGTDTAPPLAAPRLLYAGTVDGAAVVLLYDGQRLARYTDGPGGGLDLARADDSDVTTAGAVVLHRQGDSVRYLLAPWVETAETRRIDRPDTAARPLEHPGGLTPAAPGGAPTDCRGATVLQLRSSSLIAEKHAFLLADLGGLVPAHLTYTPPPDRSQPARAPREATGPDALQAWARAGCAAPDGTPGVKQLNLWAFAVQPLPQNAGSASWVCLRADRWTGEGSAATAVLLPAAPGPQRTGGGPGRSCSRFEQDTMGWTWWRSPQGTEFLLAAGSRRVARLTAKGPDWSVDRPVPDHTLAVERPARGSVQVGGVLDGGTRISPQ
- a CDS encoding class I SAM-dependent methyltransferase — translated: MSSQFDGLAQMYEDMFALPWRKDLESHSVLAALGRVRGERVLDIGCGTGLYSRLLKAQGADLVMGQDVSEGMLSYARAQEPADRRGIEYVRTLPSALEGTFDAALGVYVLPYAEQYAELVELCGLAARALKPGGRFVTLPVNPDYDGGREYYRRYGLRLFDAEPRFDASKVTLELEFGPYQETITARYWSRRALERALTEVGFTDIGWPPFRVSDQGMREHGASFWEPYLRSPHASLITCVKGPSTPGTAARDTSVPRPSTP
- a CDS encoding GNAT family N-acetyltransferase, whose translation is MNALRTSTAGAIATRVLPDAHGIDAAAWERLVGADNFYGSHRWVRSTHLASGADPVVTASVSGDLLGVLPTWPGEGGEDAMFSLSGILPGSLPGTVAGRGEHLWLGTRRAVCNELVCVRGPQRRPVLRALLNRALDLAADRGADGVVMPYLAGADALELAAAHPRARALLHSADTYLPVPPGGAGELTARADQHSRTRRRSEMRAFQRTGTVIKTVRPTEDIVARIAYLIAQNRARHGGSGGPQVVLDALNAQRATGLLDDAVAFLGLRGTELVAATVCYEHGDRLYARYFGYDYARTAPTNEYFLLTYHAPLDYAAECGFRRYRTAISAWDVKVRRGARLTPLAAVVLPVHGAVCTPARQREHNIAAAGRWRELARTHPLAMGPEWACWDSPLP
- a CDS encoding pyridoxamine 5'-phosphate oxidase family protein, which translates into the protein MSTVTTGSEYADHVARSTHLLDHGRFTTLATVGEDGPWASTVNFVALRDPLRLLYYSLHRSRHSRNIDARPDIAGSVHLLGTPGFGLDGAQFTGRCEAVPAAEVPWHRQVYYELNHPDPEVRAAWLLPEPEFTGDGPRRFYVVHVRRWWLLDIDRWLADKHDTRVEVDLARLATAARP
- a CDS encoding helix-turn-helix transcriptional regulator; the protein is MTSFGRTLRLLRRRAGISQPALAATVFVSQPTISRFESGARTPDPALARLLDEAVGAGGALAGLLPADEDRAEFQARRPGLVDRQTVLDMESGLLRLRVLEDATSSAGVMPMVAARAEMSLRTADDAPYALRAAAIGVAAMGVTYLGWCHVLAGRYEAAAQLLDRAVACAYESQDPERLERTMSYRGVLELVWGNPAAAACMFAASRHDTRTHPVLRAYDTGQHARALAHAGEARAADRLLLEADRLAEGVDHADVPEGAYWYTPGWLALQRGVAMLAQGRPARARHEIEQGYAAMPVEHQQAHWARQWIEAVSVDGAPSDLVLPRHRRGKDGVGGASGASGRGTEARTGGRTGGRTGAS